A part of Caviibacter abscessus genomic DNA contains:
- a CDS encoding L-lactate dehydrogenase has protein sequence MKRTNKVSIIGAGFVGSATTLAVAQSGLASHIVLVDINSDKAKGEALDIAHGAAFLKSSEITSGDFKDTYDSDIVIITAGANQKNGETRLDLINKNLSIFKKMIPQIVRYSPNSILLVVANPVDILTYFTYKLSGFPANRVIGSGTVLDTSRLRYNIAKIFDLDARNIHGYIIGEHGDSEFPVWSSLSVGPLSIKEYCSRENVELDELKETVSSKVKNAAYEIISKKGYTNYAIGLAVERIVEAILRDEKSILTISTYNPIDDVYYSVPNIVGRNGQIMKICPEFSEEEKQKLENSKKVLKDIISKVEL, from the coding sequence ATGAAAAGAACTAACAAAGTTTCAATTATTGGAGCAGGATTTGTAGGATCTGCTACAACTCTTGCCGTTGCACAATCAGGACTAGCTTCACATATCGTGCTTGTTGATATAAACAGCGATAAAGCTAAAGGAGAAGCTCTTGATATAGCTCACGGTGCTGCATTTCTTAAATCAAGTGAAATAACTTCAGGAGATTTTAAAGATACATATGATTCAGATATAGTAATTATAACTGCCGGAGCAAATCAAAAAAATGGTGAAACAAGACTTGATTTGATAAATAAAAATCTTTCAATATTTAAAAAAATGATTCCACAAATAGTAAGATATTCTCCAAATAGTATTTTACTTGTTGTTGCAAATCCTGTTGACATACTTACATATTTTACATATAAATTATCAGGATTTCCTGCAAACAGAGTTATTGGAAGTGGAACAGTATTAGATACATCAAGACTTAGATATAATATAGCAAAAATATTTGACCTTGATGCAAGAAATATACACGGTTACATAATTGGAGAACATGGAGACAGTGAATTTCCTGTATGGTCTTCTCTTAGTGTAGGACCTCTTTCAATAAAAGAATACTGCTCAAGAGAAAATGTTGAGTTAGATGAATTAAAAGAAACAGTAAGTTCTAAAGTTAAAAATGCAGCTTATGAAATAATAAGCAAAAAAGGTTATACAAACTATGCAATAGGACTTGCAGTTGAAAGAATTGTTGAAGCTATATTAAGAGATGAAAAATCAATTTTAACTATTTCTACATACAACCCTATAGATGATGTTTACTATTCAGTACCAAATATAGTTGGTAGAAATGGACAAATAATGAAAATATGTCCTGAATTTAGTGAAGAAGAAAAACAAAAACTTGAAAATTCTAAAAAAGTATTAAAAGACATAATTTCAAAAGTTGAATTATAA
- a CDS encoding ROK family protein, which yields MKYYGGIDLGGTNTKIGLLDEKGTMIFNTSIKTNSQEGVEKSVKRICDTLLAKMQEYSIDIESLNSAGVGIPGPAVNKRIVKMFANFPWPKNLDLAKEFEKCLGKPVYVENDVNVITLGEVWVGAAKGFNEVFGMAIGTGIGGAVVSNSRIIPGKIGAAGEVGHIKLYPNGKLCGCTQKGCFEAYASATGIIREANSRLMVNKNNLLYEMTKDRELEAKDIFDAAKQGDRFSLDIVEDIAEIISYGLGNILNILDPQIVVIGGGVALAGEMLFSKIREKLPKYALGPILETLEIKEAILGNDAGIYGSAYLAMIETK from the coding sequence ATGAAGTATTATGGTGGTATAGATTTAGGTGGCACAAACACTAAAATTGGTTTACTTGATGAAAAAGGAACTATGATTTTTAACACAAGTATAAAAACTAATTCACAAGAAGGTGTTGAAAAATCAGTAAAGAGAATATGTGACACTTTACTTGCCAAAATGCAAGAATACAGCATAGATATTGAAAGCCTTAATTCTGCTGGAGTTGGTATTCCCGGACCTGCTGTAAATAAAAGAATTGTAAAAATGTTTGCAAATTTTCCATGGCCTAAAAATTTAGATTTAGCAAAAGAATTTGAAAAATGTTTAGGAAAACCTGTATATGTTGAAAATGATGTTAATGTAATAACATTAGGTGAAGTATGGGTTGGAGCAGCAAAAGGGTTTAACGAAGTTTTTGGAATGGCAATAGGTACAGGTATAGGTGGAGCTGTTGTGTCAAATAGTAGAATAATACCTGGTAAAATTGGTGCAGCCGGAGAAGTTGGACATATAAAGTTATATCCAAACGGTAAATTATGTGGATGTACTCAAAAAGGGTGCTTTGAAGCATATGCTTCAGCCACAGGGATAATAAGAGAAGCAAATTCAAGACTTATGGTTAATAAAAATAACTTATTGTATGAGATGACAAAAGACAGAGAACTTGAAGCAAAAGATATATTTGATGCTGCAAAACAAGGAGACAGATTTTCTCTTGATATTGTTGAAGATATAGCAGAAATTATATCATATGGTTTAGGAAACATATTAAATATTTTAGATCCTCAAATAGTAGTTATAGGAGGAGGAGTTGCTTTAGCAGGAGAAATGCTGTTTAGTAAAATAAGAGAGAAATTACCTAAATATGCATTAGGACCTATATTAGAAACTCTTGAAATAAAAGAAGCTATCCTTGGAAATGATGCGGGAATTTACGGTTCAGCATATTTAGCTATGATAGAAACAAAATAA
- a CDS encoding aldehyde dehydrogenase family protein, whose amino-acid sequence MDDIKIYSPVDNSYLGSTKSMSTDEIEKSIQELLEAFKSYSNISITERVKCLKNVAKELESQTEELSKILAMEISKPYKACVDEIKRSVEMIYYTIEEGLRIESKVYEGDSYGVDGKIAIAKREPLGIVLCIAPFNYPINLSVSKIVPALITGNVVLFKPPTQGSISATKLADIFIKHMPKNTIKLATGKGSVIGDFINQHEDIKYINFTGSTQIGKQISFQAGMKGIMLELGGKDAAIVLSDADIDKCAKDIVSGAFSYSGQRCTAIKRVLVVNEVADELTDKIQKHIQNLKVGNPLNNCDITPLIDSKSADFVEGLIVDAIKKGSKLVIGNKREGNIIYPTLLDNVTLDMKVAFEEPFGPVLPIIRVKDEMEAIKIANMSQYGLQSSVYTKDMKKAFEIAKQLEVGTVQINNKTQRGPDNFPFLGIKDSGIGVQGIRNSIISMTKIKSIVFDM is encoded by the coding sequence ATGGACGATATAAAAATATATTCGCCGGTAGATAATAGTTATTTAGGAAGCACAAAATCAATGTCAACCGATGAAATTGAAAAATCTATACAAGAGCTACTTGAAGCATTTAAATCATACAGTAATATAAGTATAACTGAAAGAGTAAAATGTTTAAAAAATGTAGCAAAAGAATTGGAATCACAAACGGAAGAACTTTCAAAAATTCTTGCTATGGAAATATCAAAACCATATAAAGCCTGTGTTGATGAAATTAAAAGATCAGTTGAAATGATTTATTATACAATAGAAGAAGGTCTTAGAATAGAGTCTAAAGTTTATGAAGGAGATAGTTACGGTGTAGATGGGAAAATAGCTATAGCTAAAAGAGAACCTTTAGGAATAGTTCTTTGTATAGCACCATTTAATTATCCTATAAATTTATCTGTATCAAAAATAGTTCCTGCATTAATAACAGGAAATGTTGTATTATTCAAACCACCTACACAAGGGTCAATAAGTGCTACAAAATTAGCTGATATTTTCATTAAACATATGCCAAAAAATACGATTAAACTTGCTACAGGTAAAGGAAGTGTTATAGGAGATTTTATTAATCAACATGAAGATATTAAATATATTAATTTTACAGGTAGTACACAAATTGGGAAACAAATATCATTTCAAGCAGGTATGAAAGGTATAATGCTTGAACTTGGCGGAAAAGATGCAGCAATAGTTTTAAGTGATGCAGACATTGATAAATGTGCTAAAGACATAGTTTCAGGAGCATTTAGTTATTCAGGTCAAAGATGTACGGCTATAAAAAGAGTACTTGTAGTAAATGAAGTTGCTGACGAACTTACAGATAAAATACAAAAACATATACAAAATTTAAAAGTAGGAAATCCATTAAATAATTGTGATATAACACCATTAATAGATTCAAAGTCTGCTGATTTTGTTGAAGGTTTAATAGTTGATGCTATAAAAAAAGGTTCAAAACTTGTTATAGGTAATAAAAGAGAAGGAAATATAATATACCCAACATTACTTGATAATGTTACCCTTGATATGAAAGTAGCTTTTGAAGAACCTTTTGGTCCAGTACTTCCAATAATACGTGTAAAAGATGAAATGGAAGCAATAAAAATTGCAAATATGTCGCAATATGGTTTACAAAGTTCTGTTTATACAAAAGATATGAAAAAAGCATTTGAAATTGCAAAACAACTTGAAGTTGGTACAGTTCAAATTAATAATAAGACACAAAGAGGTCCTGATAATTTTCCATTTTTAGGAATAAAAGATAGTGGTATTGGGGTTCAAGGTATAAGAAACAGTATAATAAGTATGACAAAAATAAAAAGTATAGTATTTGATATGTAA
- a CDS encoding serine aminopeptidase domain-containing protein, whose translation MNKFYYTGYKNSEIPYYEFSHKDDKNRKHILIIHDIFEPCTRYIEFAQFLYQNGYNVYVLELKAHGELRKSNIADFGEHGIEGVLQDINMFIHTKFLNLNYRDVVLFGHGYGSLIASYLAINNSFKNLILSSMPLEKMLVITSGIIKNQVENKLGLEVASFNKNIEIFNSKFKNESKYAFVTRDLAEQKRLLKEIDGYQGSPKFFLDILRLMRYVKRNIKNVREDISILAIYGSDDTSISQEKFKKYMVRINNKARKINFIKNQNGRRDSLHEINKAKIFDEILSWLNVQD comes from the coding sequence ATGAATAAGTTCTATTATACAGGTTATAAAAATAGTGAAATTCCATATTATGAGTTCAGTCATAAAGATGATAAAAACAGAAAACATATTTTAATAATTCATGATATATTTGAGCCGTGTACAAGATATATTGAATTTGCTCAATTTTTATATCAAAATGGATATAATGTATATGTGCTTGAATTGAAGGCACATGGAGAATTAAGAAAATCAAATATAGCTGATTTTGGAGAACATGGAATAGAAGGTGTTTTACAAGATATTAATATGTTTATACATACAAAATTTTTAAATTTAAATTACAGAGACGTGGTTTTATTTGGACATGGATATGGAAGTTTAATTGCAAGTTATTTAGCAATAAATAATTCGTTTAAAAATTTAATATTATCTTCTATGCCACTTGAAAAAATGTTAGTAATAACAAGTGGAATAATAAAAAATCAAGTGGAAAATAAACTAGGGTTAGAAGTTGCTTCTTTTAATAAAAATATAGAAATATTTAATTCTAAATTTAAAAATGAGAGTAAGTATGCTTTTGTAACCAGAGATTTAGCAGAACAGAAAAGGCTTTTAAAGGAAATAGACGGATATCAAGGAAGTCCTAAATTCTTTTTAGATATATTAAGACTTATGAGATATGTTAAAAGAAATATAAAAAATGTTAGAGAAGATATTAGTATTTTAGCCATATATGGTTCAGATGATACATCTATATCACAAGAAAAATTTAAAAAATATATGGTTAGAATAAATAACAAAGCAAGAAAAATTAATTTTATTAAAAATCAAAATGGTAGACGTGATAGTTTACATGAAATAAATAAAGCAAAAATATTTGACGAAATACTTAGTTGGCTTAATGTTCAAGACTGA
- a CDS encoding carbohydrate kinase family protein: MENKILVIGACNIDIQGVSSSIFIPNDSNIGDINVGFGGVGRNIADNLNKLIPNVKMITVLGNDEYSKSIKTDLENKGIDISDSLICDYPISTYLSILNEKREMIAAIADMKILKFLSLDFLKTKIDVINNSEIIVIDTNLDTTTLQFLASIKKENQIFVSDTVSVKKAKNLNCILESIDILKTNKLEIKSLTGIDDIDLACKFLIDNGVKMLFLTLGKDGVKYYSKTKCGYIPNPPVDVVDVTGAGDIFTSTLVYAYSLGFNICEMAKIAQCASIIKIQEKGTVPKSFTKEKLINEYMKLKEKK; encoded by the coding sequence ATGGAAAACAAAATTCTTGTTATTGGGGCATGTAATATTGATATTCAGGGTGTATCATCTTCTATATTTATACCGAATGACTCTAATATTGGAGATATCAATGTAGGCTTTGGAGGCGTAGGTAGAAACATTGCAGATAATTTAAATAAGCTTATACCAAATGTCAAAATGATTACTGTTTTAGGAAATGATGAATATAGTAAAAGTATTAAAACAGATCTGGAAAATAAAGGGATAGATATTAGTGATAGCTTAATTTGTGATTATCCTATATCAACATACCTTTCTATTTTAAATGAAAAAAGAGAAATGATTGCTGCAATAGCGGATATGAAAATTTTAAAATTTCTTTCTTTAGATTTTTTAAAAACTAAAATTGATGTAATAAATAATTCAGAAATTATTGTCATTGATACTAATTTAGATACAACAACACTTCAGTTTTTAGCTTCAATCAAAAAGGAAAATCAAATTTTTGTATCAGATACAGTTTCAGTAAAAAAGGCTAAAAATCTAAATTGTATTCTTGAAAGTATTGACATTTTAAAAACAAATAAATTAGAAATTAAATCTTTAACAGGAATTGATGATATTGATTTAGCTTGTAAATTTTTAATAGATAACGGTGTTAAAATGCTATTTTTAACATTAGGTAAAGACGGAGTTAAATATTATTCTAAAACTAAATGCGGATATATTCCTAATCCACCTGTTGATGTTGTTGATGTTACCGGAGCAGGTGATATATTTACAAGTACTCTTGTATATGCATATAGTTTAGGATTTAATATATGCGAAATGGCAAAAATAGCTCAATGTGCTTCAATTATTAAAATTCAAGAAAAAGGAACAGTGCCAAAATCATTTACAAAAGAAAAACTTATTAATGAATATATGAAATTAAAGGAGAAGAAATAA
- a CDS encoding pseudouridine-5'-phosphate glycosidase: MNLNNFLEINETVKEAIAQGKPVIALESTIISHGMPYPKNVETALYVENLVYENGCIPATIGIINGKIKIGLSKDEIELLGKQGLDVPKVSRRDLPYVLSNKLNGATTVASTMIGAKLAGIKIFATGGIGGVHRNAQTTMDISADLDELGRTSVAVVCAGAKSILDLGLTLEYLETKGVPVLGYKTKELPAFYTSKSGFNLDYKMKSSKEIADLLKTKWAIGLEGGVVIANPIPKEYEMDAKLIEEVISKAVEKADKLGIKGKDTTPFLLDEIQKVTKGDSLNSNIQLVFNNVKLACKIAKNM; this comes from the coding sequence ATGAACTTAAATAATTTTTTAGAAATCAATGAAACAGTAAAAGAAGCAATCGCTCAAGGAAAACCAGTTATAGCACTTGAATCTACAATAATATCTCATGGTATGCCTTATCCAAAAAATGTAGAAACAGCATTGTATGTTGAAAATTTAGTTTATGAAAATGGTTGTATACCTGCAACTATAGGGATTATAAATGGAAAAATTAAAATAGGTTTATCAAAAGATGAAATTGAACTTTTAGGAAAACAAGGACTTGATGTTCCAAAAGTAAGTAGAAGAGATTTACCATATGTATTATCAAATAAATTAAATGGAGCAACTACTGTTGCAAGTACAATGATCGGAGCAAAACTTGCAGGAATTAAAATTTTTGCAACTGGAGGAATAGGTGGTGTTCACCGTAATGCACAAACTACTATGGATATTTCAGCAGACCTTGATGAATTAGGTAGAACAAGTGTTGCTGTTGTTTGTGCAGGTGCTAAATCTATACTTGATTTAGGTTTAACACTTGAATATTTAGAAACTAAAGGTGTTCCCGTTTTAGGATATAAAACAAAAGAATTACCTGCATTTTATACAAGCAAATCAGGATTTAATTTAGATTATAAAATGAAAAGTTCAAAAGAAATTGCAGATTTATTAAAAACAAAATGGGCAATAGGTCTTGAAGGAGGAGTTGTAATTGCAAATCCTATTCCAAAAGAATATGAAATGGACGCAAAATTAATTGAAGAAGTTATATCTAAAGCTGTTGAAAAAGCTGACAAACTTGGAATAAAAGGAAAAGATACTACACCGTTTTTACTTGACGAAATTCAAAAAGTAACAAAAGGAGATTCTTTAAATTCTAATATACAACTTGTATTTAACAATGTTAAATTAGCTTGTAAGATTGCAAAGAATATGTAA
- a CDS encoding tRNA-dihydrouridine synthase, translated as MSGYTDYSYRQILNKFNPDLMFCEMINVNLDINDSALIKMSDKEHTGVQLFGSDIQKLYFGFITLNDMGIKDLCLNMGCPQPKIYKRGAGANMLNRYDEINELLESLYKKNIRISLKIRLSENTLKYFELANKYSSPFFAYIQEQKNNYLKKLLIGLKSKIYQN; from the coding sequence ATGTCAGGATATACTGACTATTCATATAGACAAATATTAAATAAATTTAATCCTGATTTAATGTTTTGTGAAATGATAAATGTTAATTTAGATATAAATGATAGTGCCTTAATTAAAATGTCTGACAAAGAACATACAGGGGTACAACTTTTCGGATCAGATATACAAAAACTTTATTTTGGTTTCATAACTTTAAATGATATGGGTATAAAAGATTTGTGTCTTAATATGGGTTGCCCTCAACCTAAAATATATAAACGTGGTGCAGGTGCAAATATGTTAAATAGATACGATGAAATAAATGAACTTTTAGAAAGTTTATACAAGAAAAATATACGTATAAGTTTAAAAATAAGACTATCTGAAAATACTTTGAAATATTTTGAATTAGCAAATAAATATAGTAGTCCTTTTTTTGCTTACATCCAAGAACAAAAGAACAATTATTTAAAGAAGTTGCTAATTGGTCTGAAATCGAAAATTTATCAAAATTAG
- a CDS encoding PTS fructose transporter subunit IIABC, with protein sequence MKISEILSKNRIITSLEANTKEEAINEMAFVLQEEGILNDYALFVEDVLKREEQASTALDDGIVTPHAKSEYVNSFAIVMGISRKGIDVQADDGKLGKIFFLIAAPKNSANEHIDALQSLSQIVLEEGNIEKILSIHNEEQLLKFIESVENKEEKTENDNMSDKYIVAVTACPTGIAHTYMAAEALEKAAKELGVTIKVEKNGTAGRENELSKSEIEKAYGVILAVNKAVDEGRFYGKKIIKVGAKDAINHAKQLILDILDGKGTISSVVDDKKQEVQGQGIYKHLLNGVSYMLPLVISGGILIALAFLFDSLSGYSNVGYEFGSKSQLAKIFMNIGKAAFGLFVPVLAGFIAYSISDKAALAAGLVAGSIASSGGSGFLGAIIGGILAAYVIKLLEKIFKDLPKSLNGMKLILIYPVLSVLITGVLMIILLNPVVSQINASLNNFLLNLSSSSRIILGIVLGAMMALDMGGPVNKAAYVFGTGTLAAGTGSSAMAAVMAGGMVPPLAIALATTLLFRNKYSKEEREAGVSNYIMGLSFITEGAIPFAASNPGKVIPATTIGAAIAGALTMFFKITIPAPHGGILVMFLSNNFLLYLLSILIGSFVGAICLGLLKNK encoded by the coding sequence ATGAAAATAAGTGAAATTTTATCTAAAAATAGAATAATAACATCACTTGAAGCCAATACAAAAGAAGAAGCAATCAATGAAATGGCATTTGTATTACAAGAAGAGGGCATTTTAAATGATTATGCATTATTTGTTGAAGATGTCTTAAAAAGAGAAGAACAAGCTTCAACAGCACTTGATGATGGAATAGTCACACCACATGCTAAAAGTGAATATGTAAATAGTTTTGCAATTGTTATGGGAATTTCAAGAAAAGGAATAGATGTACAAGCAGATGATGGTAAATTAGGAAAAATTTTCTTTTTGATAGCGGCTCCTAAAAATTCAGCAAATGAACATATAGATGCACTACAATCATTATCGCAAATAGTTTTAGAAGAAGGAAATATAGAAAAAATATTATCAATACATAATGAAGAACAATTACTTAAATTTATTGAATCTGTAGAAAATAAAGAAGAAAAAACAGAAAATGATAATATGTCTGATAAATATATAGTGGCGGTTACAGCATGCCCTACAGGAATAGCTCATACATATATGGCAGCAGAAGCATTAGAAAAAGCAGCAAAAGAATTAGGTGTTACAATTAAAGTTGAAAAAAATGGAACAGCAGGTAGAGAAAATGAGCTTAGCAAAAGTGAAATAGAAAAAGCTTATGGTGTTATACTTGCAGTAAATAAGGCTGTAGATGAAGGCAGATTTTATGGTAAAAAAATCATAAAAGTTGGAGCAAAGGATGCGATAAATCATGCAAAACAATTAATTTTAGATATTTTAGATGGCAAAGGAACTATAAGTAGTGTAGTAGATGATAAAAAACAAGAAGTACAAGGACAAGGTATATACAAGCATCTTTTAAATGGTGTTTCATATATGCTTCCTCTTGTAATAAGCGGAGGTATACTTATAGCTTTAGCTTTCTTATTTGATAGTTTATCAGGATATTCAAATGTAGGTTATGAATTTGGATCTAAGAGTCAGTTAGCTAAAATATTTATGAATATTGGTAAGGCAGCATTTGGTTTATTTGTTCCTGTATTGGCAGGATTTATTGCTTATAGTATATCTGATAAAGCTGCTCTTGCAGCAGGTCTTGTAGCAGGTTCTATTGCAAGTTCAGGAGGTTCAGGATTTTTAGGGGCTATAATTGGAGGTATACTTGCAGCTTATGTAATAAAACTTTTAGAAAAAATATTTAAAGATTTACCTAAATCATTAAATGGAATGAAACTAATATTGATATATCCTGTATTATCTGTATTAATTACAGGAGTTCTTATGATTATATTGTTAAATCCTGTAGTTAGTCAAATAAATGCATCACTTAATAACTTCTTATTAAACTTATCTTCTTCAAGTAGAATAATATTAGGAATAGTATTAGGAGCCATGATGGCATTAGATATGGGAGGACCGGTAAATAAAGCTGCATATGTATTTGGAACAGGGACACTTGCAGCAGGTACAGGTTCAAGTGCAATGGCTGCTGTTATGGCTGGAGGAATGGTTCCACCTTTAGCAATAGCACTTGCAACAACGCTTTTATTTAGAAATAAATATAGTAAAGAAGAAAGAGAAGCTGGAGTTTCAAACTATATAATGGGGCTTTCATTTATTACAGAAGGAGCTATTCCATTTGCAGCTTCAAATCCAGGAAAAGTTATACCTGCAACAACAATAGGAGCAGCAATTGCTGGAGCTTTAACAATGTTTTTCAAAATAACAATACCTGCACCACATGGAGGAATATTAGTAATGTTTTTAAGTAATAATTTCTTATTATACTTATTAAGTATATTAATAGGTTCATTTGTAGGAGCAATATGTTTAGGACTTTTGAAAAATAAATAA
- a CDS encoding 1-phosphofructokinase family hexose kinase yields MIYTLTISPAIDYDIYVDKKLNVGDINTAVETNIRAGGKGINVSRLLNNLGVKSVALGFISGFTGDFIEDNLKKQGIQTDFIKLKKGITRINTNINDGSKETSINGNSPYISKDDINELIEKIKKLTKEDILVLAGSIPENLDKDIYYQISKNVPKGVKIVLDTRGEILDMNIYGNYLIKPNILELEKTFNKKFENYEQISKACKYFLDKGVENIIVSMGSKGALHINKKGYKYVNIPKGEYINSIGSGDSVVAGFIVSESLEFAVACGSASAYSYDLASKEKIMELYQEVKNENK; encoded by the coding sequence ATGATATATACATTAACTATTAGCCCTGCTATTGATTATGACATATATGTAGATAAAAAATTAAATGTTGGGGATATAAATACAGCAGTAGAAACTAATATAAGAGCAGGTGGAAAAGGAATAAATGTTTCACGTTTATTAAATAATTTAGGTGTTAAATCTGTTGCTCTTGGGTTTATTTCTGGATTTACAGGAGATTTCATAGAAGATAATTTAAAAAAACAAGGAATACAAACTGATTTTATAAAACTAAAAAAAGGAATCACTAGAATTAATACAAATATAAATGATGGGAGTAAAGAAACTTCAATTAATGGAAATTCTCCTTATATAAGTAAAGATGATATTAATGAATTAATAGAAAAAATAAAAAAATTAACTAAAGAAGATATTTTAGTTTTAGCTGGAAGTATACCTGAAAATTTAGATAAAGACATATATTATCAAATATCAAAAAATGTTCCTAAAGGGGTTAAAATCGTTCTTGATACAAGAGGAGAAATACTTGATATGAATATATATGGTAATTATTTAATAAAGCCTAACATACTTGAACTTGAAAAAACTTTTAATAAAAAGTTTGAAAATTATGAACAAATAAGTAAGGCGTGTAAATATTTTCTAGATAAAGGAGTGGAGAACATAATAGTATCAATGGGAAGTAAAGGAGCTTTACATATAAATAAAAAAGGATACAAATATGTAAATATTCCTAAAGGGGAATATATAAACTCAATAGGATCAGGAGATTCGGTTGTAGCAGGATTTATTGTAAGCGAAAGTTTAGAATTTGCAGTAGCTTGTGGAAGTGCAAGTGCATATTCATATGATTTAGCAAGTAAAGAAAAAATAATGGAATTATATCAGGAGGTAAAAAATGAAAATAAGTGA
- a CDS encoding DeoR/GlpR family DNA-binding transcription regulator encodes MIEKERHDIILSLLKNREYITYAELFQKINLSESTIRRDVDKMNKLGIINKIKGGIENIEKLKYDISFNQRISEHNKEKKKICENAKKYIKNGDLIYLDAGSTTYELIEYLRDKDICVVTNGLMHIEKLLSYNINTVIICGKIKMSTKAIVGNECLSFLDRYIFDVAFLGVNGISETYGLTTPDIQEGLIKEKVITQSKKTIVLADSSKLNKVSNIKFGNYDDVLIITENGEIK; translated from the coding sequence ATGATTGAAAAAGAAAGACATGATATTATATTATCTCTACTTAAAAATAGAGAATATATAACATATGCAGAATTATTTCAAAAAATAAATTTATCTGAATCAACAATTAGGCGTGATGTTGATAAAATGAATAAGCTTGGAATTATTAATAAAATAAAAGGCGGAATTGAGAACATTGAAAAATTAAAATATGACATTAGTTTTAATCAAAGAATTAGTGAGCATAATAAAGAGAAGAAAAAAATATGCGAAAATGCGAAAAAATATATTAAAAATGGAGATTTAATATATCTTGATGCAGGTTCAACAACATATGAATTAATAGAATATTTAAGGGATAAGGACATTTGTGTAGTAACTAATGGACTTATGCATATTGAAAAATTACTTAGTTATAATATAAATACAGTTATAATTTGTGGGAAAATCAAAATGAGTACAAAGGCAATTGTAGGTAACGAATGTTTATCATTTCTTGATAGGTATATATTTGACGTTGCATTTTTAGGAGTAAATGGAATATCTGAAACATATGGACTTACTACACCGGATATACAAGAAGGACTTATAAAAGAAAAAGTGATAACACAATCTAAAAAAACGATAGTTTTAGCAGACAGTAGCAAATTAAATAAAGTGTCAAATATTAAATTTGGAAATTATGATGATGTACTGATTATAACGGAAAATGGAGAAATAAAATGA